CGCGATGGGGATTCCGATTTCGTGAGGGCGGACTCAAGCTCCGAATAAACGCGCTCAGGGGCAAGCCGTGAAATGTCTGCTGACGAGCATATATCCCGCGTATCACCGTCAACCGAAAATCTCAGAACCGCCGAAAATCTCGCCGCCCGTATCACTCTTAACGGGTCAAGAAGAAATGTATCATCATCAACCCGGCGTATTATGCGGTGATTTATGTCGTCAATTCCGCCGAAAAAGTCGAGGATTTCTCCCGTCAAAACGTCCTGCATTAATGCGTTCATTGTGAAGTCCCGCCGTTTTGCCGCGTCAATATAGCCCGTGAAAGGATCTATTTCACCCGTGATTAGTGAGCGGGGAAGGACAATATCAACGCTGTAATGCCTCAGTCCCAGTATGCCGAAACTCGCGCCCATGCTGAGAGGCTCGCCGAGCGTGTGAAGAATGTCATTGAGACGCGACTCCGTTACGCCGTGAATCTCTATGTCAATATCCTTGCTGACTCTCCCTAAAATTTTGTCCCTCACGTAACCGCCGACATAGAAGACTCTTCCGCCTGAGTCTTTCACGGCCTGCGCGATTCGTTCGGAGATGTATATATTTCTTTTCATTGGCCGCTGACTTTTATCATGACTGTGTTAATGTTTACCCCGGCCATGTTCTGACAGCTCATTTCGTCAGCAAGCCCGGCAATCATTCTTATTCCGACATTCGCGGCGGGGTCTGTGCCTGAAAACTGATCTAGCCATTTGCGCGGGTCAAATTCGGGGCAGTTGTCGCGGATTCTTACCGTTAGTACTCCGCCGGTGTATGTGATTCGCAGGTCAGCGTGATTCCGGCCGTTTTCCCTGAAACCGTGCTTTACGATATTCACGGCTATTTCCTCTGCGGCAAGCCCGGCAATGTTGCTCTTGCGCCGTGAAATTTTATGACCCAGACAGAAATCTATAACCTTCCGGGAGATATTTACCGCCTGTTTTGCTGACGTTACAGAAAATTCCATGAACTCGCCCGCTTTCGCACCGAAACTTTCAGGCAGCTTCAGCCAGTCAGCAAGCGAGAAAGTAATCCTCCCCGCGTTAATGAACACGGACAGCATTATGATTATGAGGCATACAATCTCGCTTAGGGGGAAAGAAAACCACACGCCGGAGTCGCCCATGAACGGAACAAGGACGGCGGCAATAACGGCCATGATGATATTCTCGGAGAATGACACGATATTTACGAGGCGCGTTTTTCCCTGAAGCTGATACGCCTTAATGAAGACGATGTACACCGCGTTGAAGATTAAGAAGCTCGGAAACAATAACATCATGCGCTCCGAAATGTCAAAAGCCGCGTAATCATGCTCAAAAAACTGTCCCGGCTCAAAGAAGAATTTAGAGACATAATACGCGCCCGACATGATAAACAGCATGACCGTCCCCGAAAGAAGCACACCGAATTTCAGCGAGTACCTTCCGAGCATGAGCAACGACTCACGGTCATTCTCTCCGTAATACATGCTCCCAAGCGACATAAACGCCCCCCCGCAGCCCATCGGCACAGCCCCGGCAATCGCGCAGATATTCCCCTGAATGTTCATGACCGCGACGGCTGAAGCTCCTATGTTCCTCATCAGCGTCATGTTCATTACGCAGCCTTTCACCGTACAGCCAAGTGTGAACATCAGGCTGGGAAGACCGAGAATTGCCGCCTCATAAAGCCGGGACAGGCATAAATTTCCCAGCTCAATATGCACAGGCTTGTATTTATCCGTAAATCCGGGAAACACGCAAAGGAACGCGAAAACGTAGCTCGCAGATGTCGCAAGGCCAATCCCGAACGCGCCAAGTCTGAAATATACAGCAGCAATATCCATCGCAATATTTGAGACAAGCATAACAGCTATTGAGACATACGAGAGTTTCACATTGTTGTTCATGGGCAGGAATACCATCAGGAAGCCGTAAAGTATCTGAAACGTTATCCCGTAAGAATATCCGCCGATATAGTCTCTAAGGTTCAGGATAACAGCCCTGTCATGATTTCCCGCCGTGAGAAAAGCTATAAGAGGCTCACAGAACAGTACGCACGAGACTGAAATCACAGCTCCGCAGGCCGCGAGGAAAAAAAATCCCGATGAGAAAAGAGAGACAACTTTCCTACCGTCCCCGCTTCCGACAGCGCGGGAACACAGAATTTGCAGGCCGATTATCAGCACATACGAGAATCCCATCAGCGTAACTACAGGCGCGAAAAGCCCCGCGGCGGCAACAACATTAGGCCCAAGAAAACGCCCCGTAACCGCCGTGTCAATCATTGAGTTCGCGGCGGAAATTATGATACTGAAAATTTGCGTTACAGCCAGCTTCAGATAAGTATCCCTGATGATAAGAAAATTCATGAGTTACACACCTCTTTGTTTCTGTAAAAAAAGTGAGAACCCCGCGAATGATTCCGCAAGATTCTCACTAGTTGTTCTCGACTGCTGTTAATGCGGTGTGTGTGGATTCTGGCAGGAGACCTTTTGCGCTACTGCTTTACGACGTTGGCAGCCTGGGGGCCTTTCTCGCCGTTTACGATGTCGAACGTTACCTTCTGACCCTCATTGAGAGTCTTGAAGCCCTCGCCCTGGATTGCGGTGAAGTGGACGAGAACGTCCTTTCCGTCGTCTACGGTGATGAAGCCGTAGCCTTTGCTCTCATTGAACCATTTG
This is a stretch of genomic DNA from Synergistaceae bacterium. It encodes these proteins:
- a CDS encoding cold-shock protein; amino-acid sequence: MAQGTVKWFNESKGYGFITVDDGKDVLVHFTAIQGEGFKTLNEGQKVTFDIVNGEKGPQAANVVKQ
- a CDS encoding ATP-binding protein, with protein sequence MNFLIIRDTYLKLAVTQIFSIIISAANSMIDTAVTGRFLGPNVVAAAGLFAPVVTLMGFSYVLIIGLQILCSRAVGSGDGRKVVSLFSSGFFFLAACGAVISVSCVLFCEPLIAFLTAGNHDRAVILNLRDYIGGYSYGITFQILYGFLMVFLPMNNNVKLSYVSIAVMLVSNIAMDIAAVYFRLGAFGIGLATSASYVFAFLCVFPGFTDKYKPVHIELGNLCLSRLYEAAILGLPSLMFTLGCTVKGCVMNMTLMRNIGASAVAVMNIQGNICAIAGAVPMGCGGAFMSLGSMYYGENDRESLLMLGRYSLKFGVLLSGTVMLFIMSGAYYVSKFFFEPGQFFEHDYAAFDISERMMLLFPSFLIFNAVYIVFIKAYQLQGKTRLVNIVSFSENIIMAVIAAVLVPFMGDSGVWFSFPLSEIVCLIIIMLSVFINAGRITFSLADWLKLPESFGAKAGEFMEFSVTSAKQAVNISRKVIDFCLGHKISRRKSNIAGLAAEEIAVNIVKHGFRENGRNHADLRITYTGGVLTVRIRDNCPEFDPRKWLDQFSGTDPAANVGIRMIAGLADEMSCQNMAGVNINTVMIKVSGQ
- a CDS encoding CCA tRNA nucleotidyltransferase, translating into MKRNIYISERIAQAVKDSGGRVFYVGGYVRDKILGRVSKDIDIEIHGVTESRLNDILHTLGEPLSMGASFGILGLRHYSVDIVLPRSLITGEIDPFTGYIDAAKRRDFTMNALMQDVLTGEILDFFGGIDDINHRIIRRVDDDTFLLDPLRVIRAARFSAVLRFSVDGDTRDICSSADISRLAPERVYSELESALTKSESPSRFFAVLADMNQLSPWFAEVSDSDIPDKAAAVREKSSYMAGFMLAVLCHDWAEGDIVRFLSRLTNDSHLTEYALNMSQSAKRLAAVPPDSPVSSFLRLLDEAESPDDLSLMSEIFTGDSRSDILRLYHERMSQPYVTGGDILRLGAEPGKLVGEILRHIHALRLEGVPKDIQLVEAMKYIAEGKS